The following coding sequences lie in one bacterium genomic window:
- a CDS encoding flagellar motor protein: MDLATVFGLLLAWGSVVSLVYIEGGHLSSLWNLGAFILVVGGTIGVTIVGQSKEDILNLPNVAKNAFFSKAINLDDTIGMLVELSRTVRKEGLLSLERVSENIKNEFFKKAIQIVVDGLDAEQVRLILETDLELLEERHKGGQKIFVTMGGFGPTLGIIGTVLGLVHMLANISSPDTMGPAIAAAFIATLYGVGSANLVYIPIGNKLKRVSEEEVLERRIILEGIISIQGGDNPRILEEKLLSFLPPKQRALVAENLKGAKK, from the coding sequence ATGGATCTGGCAACAGTATTTGGATTGCTACTGGCTTGGGGATCAGTTGTTTCTCTGGTCTATATAGAAGGCGGCCATCTTTCATCTTTGTGGAATTTGGGAGCCTTTATACTGGTGGTGGGGGGGACAATCGGTGTCACCATTGTCGGTCAGTCCAAAGAGGATATCCTCAATTTACCCAATGTGGCTAAGAATGCTTTTTTTAGCAAGGCAATCAACCTGGATGATACCATCGGCATGCTGGTGGAGCTTTCCCGGACGGTTCGGAAAGAAGGACTGCTTTCTTTAGAGCGTGTGAGCGAGAACATCAAAAACGAGTTTTTTAAAAAAGCGATCCAGATTGTGGTTGATGGTCTTGATGCAGAGCAGGTACGCCTTATTTTGGAAACAGACTTAGAGTTATTGGAGGAGCGGCATAAAGGCGGGCAAAAAATATTTGTGACGATGGGCGGATTTGGTCCCACCCTGGGTATTATCGGGACCGTGCTGGGTTTGGTGCATATGCTGGCCAACATTTCATCCCCGGATACGATGGGCCCGGCCATTGCTGCGGCATTTATTGCCACGCTCTATGGTGTGGGATCGGCCAATTTGGTTTACATTCCGATCGGCAACAAGCTTAAACGGGTCAGCGAGGAAGAGGTCCTGGAACGCCGTATTATTTTGGAAGGCATTATTTCCATTCAGGGGGGGGACAATCCCAGAATATTGGAAGAAAAACTTCTCAGTTTTCTGCCGCCCAAGCAGCGCGCGCTGGTAGCGGAAAATCTTAAAGGTGCAAAAAAATGA
- a CDS encoding OmpA family protein codes for MSRKKKHEEEENAERWLLTYADMITLLVAFFMMMYSMSVINLEKFKAAAIGIRSGFNGPSIGKKQSGDSMIERGVSHRPMPQVDIMAMPPISQKSQVVPQGKIAKRAGNRKTGMTAAQRRAKRVDKLSGKINKSLVGVTQGDAARVVRERKGVSIELVGDLIFFPKGTAQLNDEAENILLAVSGVLSSLANEVSIEGYTSPFTQEGNSHFRNSWELSTARAMAVVNFLMEGKKINPARVSVTGFGQYRPEKNSRGTTVAKNRDDRVRIFIYQD; via the coding sequence ATGAGTAGAAAGAAAAAGCACGAAGAAGAAGAGAATGCCGAGCGATGGCTGCTCACCTATGCCGATATGATTACTCTGCTGGTCGCATTTTTTATGATGATGTATTCCATGTCGGTGATCAATTTGGAGAAGTTTAAGGCTGCGGCGATTGGTATTCGCTCCGGTTTCAACGGACCTTCCATCGGAAAAAAGCAGAGCGGTGACTCTATGATTGAACGCGGTGTAAGCCACCGACCCATGCCGCAGGTGGATATCATGGCCATGCCGCCGATATCTCAAAAATCTCAGGTTGTTCCACAAGGAAAAATTGCCAAGCGGGCCGGGAATAGAAAAACCGGCATGACAGCTGCACAGCGTCGCGCCAAGCGGGTGGATAAGCTGTCCGGAAAAATTAATAAAAGCTTGGTGGGGGTGACGCAAGGGGATGCGGCGCGGGTGGTCCGGGAACGCAAGGGTGTTTCAATAGAATTGGTGGGTGATCTGATTTTTTTTCCCAAAGGAACCGCGCAGTTAAACGATGAGGCGGAAAATATTCTCTTGGCGGTTTCAGGGGTGCTAAGTTCCCTCGCCAATGAAGTCTCCATTGAAGGATATACCAGCCCGTTTACCCAAGAAGGAAATTCTCACTTTCGGAATAGTTGGGAATTGTCCACAGCGCGTGCAATGGCTGTGGTTAATTTTTTGATGGAAGGTAAAAAAATTAATCCCGCCAGAGTATCGGTGACCGGTTTTGGCCAGTACCGGCCTGAAAAAAACAGCCGGGGCACCACCGTGGCCAAAAACCGGGATGACCGCGTCCGGATTTTTATTTATCAGGATTAG
- a CDS encoding flagellar basal body-associated FliL family protein: protein MDKDKGAQEKKGDSTQQLKLLLIVVLLAAVIVPFLSTTMAVKSISANIEKMNSHPHGEEEKHEESKGVMVFYEPMEFLVNLADAEISHYLRTTVSLGSLTDPVHENPAEKKDGGGHGGGHGGGEEAASPKPAVFIKIKSQEPVIRDVIISVISTYPMAALVSVNGKKELKETIKLRLEKELETENISVYFTAFTLQ from the coding sequence ATGGACAAAGATAAAGGTGCGCAAGAAAAAAAAGGTGACTCTACGCAGCAGCTTAAACTGCTCCTGATTGTTGTTTTGCTCGCGGCGGTGATTGTTCCGTTTTTATCAACCACCATGGCGGTTAAAAGCATATCCGCTAATATTGAAAAAATGAACAGCCATCCGCATGGCGAGGAAGAAAAACACGAAGAGAGTAAAGGAGTCATGGTTTTTTACGAACCAATGGAATTTTTGGTCAATCTGGCAGATGCGGAAATAAGTCATTATTTAAGGACCACGGTCAGCCTTGGCAGCCTTACGGACCCCGTCCATGAAAACCCTGCGGAGAAAAAAGACGGCGGGGGGCATGGCGGAGGACATGGCGGCGGTGAAGAAGCAGCGAGCCCAAAACCGGCGGTGTTTATAAAAATAAAAAGCCAGGAACCGGTTATCCGCGATGTGATTATTTCGGTTATTTCAACCTACCCTATGGCGGCGTTGGTTTCCGTTAATGGAAAAAAAGAACTCAAGGAAACCATCAAGCTTCGCCTGGAAAAGGAATTGGAAACAGAGAATATCTCAGTCTATTTTACTGCATTTACATTGCAATAA
- a CDS encoding FliM/FliN family flagellar motor switch protein: protein MAKSINTLEKKSKKAERPSDLPVGVRRHDFRIARKMNQSQRIWFGGLHSRLAAQLAKYLEEIFHCETELAFMGLEQVQGSDFVEQDHKDTITSNIALQPGTGHMYLIWPRDMAFFIIEKLLGGSGDVLFTDKELSEFEKDILKRFTKITFQALQEVFEDKPAPQGNCEAIQEGPESFSGVLPYEVLLLGSLNVRINGHQGKLTLVYPYSVVKSWVEEPAPFPEATADSMTSPQTKDGAHSALEKTPLVIRVRLSNSKIKVSDFSNLQEGDCLQLNHSIREPFDVFVDKRAKFKGYLGQSGNQLAIKLVAPQDEPKDAGKPDKGENHGKSE, encoded by the coding sequence ATGGCAAAGAGTATCAACACACTCGAAAAAAAGAGTAAAAAAGCTGAGCGGCCTTCTGATTTACCGGTAGGTGTCCGGCGGCATGATTTTAGGATTGCCAGAAAAATGAACCAGAGTCAGAGAATCTGGTTTGGTGGACTGCATTCCCGGCTGGCGGCACAATTGGCCAAGTATCTGGAGGAAATATTTCATTGCGAGACAGAGCTTGCCTTCATGGGTTTGGAGCAGGTCCAGGGATCTGATTTTGTGGAACAAGATCACAAGGATACGATTACCAGCAATATTGCGCTTCAACCCGGAACCGGTCATATGTATCTGATCTGGCCGCGCGACATGGCGTTTTTTATTATTGAAAAATTACTGGGCGGATCCGGAGATGTTCTTTTTACGGACAAAGAGTTGTCTGAATTTGAAAAAGATATTTTAAAACGTTTTACCAAAATAACTTTTCAGGCTTTGCAGGAAGTTTTTGAGGATAAACCGGCGCCCCAAGGAAACTGTGAGGCCATTCAAGAAGGGCCGGAATCTTTTTCCGGAGTTCTTCCTTATGAAGTTCTTTTGTTAGGCAGCCTTAATGTGCGTATTAACGGCCATCAGGGAAAACTGACATTGGTTTATCCCTACAGCGTGGTGAAGTCATGGGTTGAAGAACCCGCACCCTTCCCCGAGGCGACTGCGGATTCCATGACTTCACCACAAACCAAAGATGGCGCTCATTCCGCTCTGGAAAAAACCCCATTGGTGATACGTGTTCGGTTGAGTAATTCAAAAATAAAAGTTTCAGATTTCAGTAACCTCCAGGAAGGCGATTGCCTTCAACTTAACCATAGTATTCGGGAACCCTTTGATGTTTTTGTTGATAAAAGAGCCAAGTTTAAGGGTTATTTAGGTCAAAGCGGAAATCAATTGGCGATCAAGCTCGTCGCGCCTCAGGATGAGCCAAAGGATGCCGGAAAGCCAGACAAAGGAGAGAATCATGGAAAGTCAGAGTGA
- a CDS encoding FliM/FliN family flagellar motor switch protein, whose amino-acid sequence MESQSEIKNQEIPSTGEPSAGVAAVDAVVGDEAPVQAVSLDSAAKAEPDMQPEVSAEPLEVPPEEAREASAGDNSETDLEPRIYDRPAAKVLQENESVHRAKFPQLEDTITTKALGKIEYLKDVDLDASVELGNTVLTVEKILNLNVGSIIELNQTIGDQVRLLINGNPYACGEVVVIGDKFGVRITKLLH is encoded by the coding sequence ATGGAAAGTCAGAGTGAAATAAAAAATCAGGAAATACCGTCAACCGGTGAGCCCTCCGCCGGCGTTGCAGCGGTGGATGCGGTCGTGGGTGACGAGGCGCCGGTTCAGGCCGTATCACTTGATTCGGCAGCCAAAGCGGAACCGGACATGCAGCCGGAGGTGTCGGCAGAACCACTGGAAGTCCCGCCGGAAGAAGCGCGGGAAGCATCTGCCGGAGATAACTCCGAGACGGACCTGGAACCCAGAATTTATGACAGGCCGGCGGCAAAAGTTCTTCAGGAAAACGAATCTGTGCATCGAGCAAAATTTCCGCAACTGGAAGATACCATCACAACCAAAGCGTTGGGAAAAATTGAATATCTCAAGGACGTTGATCTGGATGCCAGCGTGGAATTGGGAAATACGGTATTGACCGTCGAAAAAATTCTTAATCTCAACGTGGGATCGATTATTGAGCTGAATCAAACCATCGGTGATCAAGTACGCCTGCTGATTAACGGGAATCCCTATGCTTGTGGAGAAGTTGTGGTAATTGGGGATAAGTTCGGTGTGCGGATCACCAAACTGCTTCACTAA
- the fliP gene encoding flagellar type III secretion system pore protein FliP (The bacterial flagellar biogenesis protein FliP forms a type III secretion system (T3SS)-type pore required for flagellar assembly.) — MNMRWMVLVFIGCGLLLATHASAATAAPGGLNISFGQGTGQNSGLVLSVNNSGKPQDLSGTLKIFILFTVITLAPTIMIMCTSFTRIIIVLTFLRQAMGVQHVPPNQVMIAIALFLTAFNMMPVWDEIQTKVVQPYQNGEISWEEVARQGPEPIRIFMLKHTRPKDLSLFLKLANKPRPKDHHEITFITLIPAFLISELKVAFQIGFLLYLPFIVVDMVVASILLSMGMMMLPPIMISLPFKILLFVLIDGWNLIVTSLLKSFQ; from the coding sequence ATGAACATGCGTTGGATGGTGCTTGTTTTTATCGGCTGTGGTTTGCTGCTGGCAACGCATGCGAGCGCTGCAACCGCTGCTCCGGGAGGCTTGAATATATCTTTTGGTCAGGGAACCGGCCAAAATTCCGGTCTGGTACTATCGGTCAATAACAGCGGCAAACCGCAGGACCTTTCCGGGACACTCAAAATATTTATCCTGTTTACTGTGATTACATTGGCACCCACGATCATGATTATGTGCACCTCATTTACCCGGATTATTATTGTGCTGACCTTTCTTAGGCAGGCCATGGGTGTTCAGCATGTGCCGCCTAATCAGGTGATGATTGCGATTGCTCTGTTTTTGACCGCGTTTAATATGATGCCGGTGTGGGACGAAATCCAGACCAAGGTGGTCCAACCTTATCAAAATGGGGAAATCTCCTGGGAAGAGGTCGCCCGGCAGGGGCCCGAGCCAATCCGGATTTTCATGCTGAAGCATACGCGACCCAAAGATTTATCGCTTTTTCTTAAACTGGCGAATAAACCCAGACCTAAGGACCATCATGAAATTACATTTATAACATTGATTCCGGCATTTTTAATCAGTGAACTTAAAGTGGCATTTCAGATTGGGTTTTTGCTGTATCTGCCTTTTATCGTGGTGGATATGGTTGTGGCGAGTATTTTACTTTCGATGGGTATGATGATGCTGCCGCCGATTATGATATCCCTGCCATTTAAAATTCTCTTATTTGTTTTAATTGACGGCTGGAATTTAATCGTGACGTCATTATTAAAAAGTTTTCAATGA
- the fliQ gene encoding flagellar biosynthesis protein FliQ, with translation MNELVVMKLAKDALLMVTLASGPALGLGLFVGLVVSVFQAVTSIQEMTLAIIPKIFAVFIALLVFGPFIIKMLTSFAYQIFSNIPNFVR, from the coding sequence ATGAATGAACTGGTAGTGATGAAATTGGCCAAGGATGCGTTGCTGATGGTGACGCTGGCATCAGGACCCGCACTAGGACTGGGACTGTTTGTCGGCTTGGTGGTCAGTGTTTTTCAGGCAGTGACCTCAATCCAGGAAATGACCTTGGCAATTATTCCGAAAATATTTGCAGTGTTCATAGCACTCCTGGTTTTTGGTCCGTTTATCATAAAAATGCTGACAAGTTTTGCCTATCAGATATTTTCGAATATCCCGAATTTTGTCCGGTAG
- a CDS encoding flagellar biosynthetic protein FliR, which yields MEGLIAMWQTLVIGLGRSAALVSVAPVIGGKNVPNQIKVVIAVVLTLVCMGLPLVESSGATLSIPLFMLFLIKELVVGFAMGLSITLILFAFQAAGEFLGFQMMFSAGATFMAFTQERATFIGTFFYIMALLVFVTIDGHHWLIQGLYQSYRILPVFDMPAGIGTLSMWVHMTGQLFAIGMQLALPVIMTLFITNLMLGMMAKTMPQLNIFIVGLPIQIAVAFFLLFLIIYNLLFAEITIFKQWAASFYSLIRQFAP from the coding sequence ATGGAAGGTCTGATTGCGATGTGGCAAACATTGGTCATCGGCCTGGGCCGGTCGGCGGCCTTGGTTTCCGTTGCGCCGGTCATTGGCGGAAAAAATGTACCCAATCAGATTAAAGTGGTCATCGCCGTGGTACTCACGTTGGTTTGTATGGGATTGCCGCTGGTGGAAAGTTCAGGGGCCACGTTAAGCATCCCTCTTTTTATGCTGTTTTTGATAAAGGAATTGGTGGTTGGATTTGCCATGGGGCTGTCGATCACATTGATTTTGTTCGCCTTTCAAGCTGCCGGAGAATTTCTGGGATTTCAGATGATGTTTTCAGCGGGCGCCACGTTTATGGCATTTACTCAGGAGCGTGCAACCTTTATTGGTACCTTCTTTTACATTATGGCATTGCTGGTGTTTGTCACCATTGACGGTCATCACTGGTTGATTCAGGGACTGTATCAAAGTTACCGGATTTTGCCGGTTTTTGATATGCCCGCCGGGATCGGAACGTTGTCCATGTGGGTACATATGACCGGGCAGCTTTTTGCGATTGGAATGCAACTGGCGCTCCCGGTGATTATGACGCTTTTTATTACCAATCTTATGCTGGGGATGATGGCAAAAACCATGCCGCAGCTCAATATTTTTATTGTGGGACTACCCATACAAATTGCAGTGGCGTTTTTTTTACTGTTCCTTATTATTTACAACCTTTTGTTTGCAGAGATTACCATTTTTAAACAGTGGGCGGCATCATTTTACAGCTTGATCAGACAATTTGCACCGTAA
- the flhB gene encoding flagellar biosynthesis protein FlhB has protein sequence MADTNKTEPCTPKKRSQARDRGEVARSMELGAAMNMIVGLSVVFVLGGYIFGQFSNLLHEMLNTLEKVPLNQASVVEVMRLAGGKVVMILLPIMAAIMVAMTIINFIQVGFKITPQAMQPKFSKLSPINGVKKIFGMRGWIELVKSVVKIGIVSVIVWFTVKEHLPIMVAHIGSPLKQSLPAATKLFWDVIWRLGMFFFVVGIADYVWQKYEFERKMRMTKQEVKDEYRQAEGDQKIKSSRRAKHRRLAQSRMAAEVAKADVVTTNPTHYAVALRYDQFKMRAPKVVAKGERLWAKMIIRIARKHQVPVIENKLVTRAMYHNVEIGREVPPKLYRAVAEVLAALYKLRSKRGWRT, from the coding sequence ATGGCGGATACCAATAAAACCGAACCATGTACGCCGAAAAAACGGTCGCAAGCAAGGGATCGCGGTGAAGTCGCCCGCAGTATGGAATTGGGTGCAGCCATGAATATGATTGTCGGTCTTTCGGTTGTATTTGTACTGGGAGGATATATTTTCGGTCAATTCTCAAATTTGCTGCATGAAATGCTCAATACCCTGGAAAAGGTCCCTTTGAATCAAGCCAGTGTGGTTGAAGTCATGCGTCTGGCAGGCGGCAAGGTCGTGATGATACTGCTGCCGATTATGGCGGCGATTATGGTTGCTATGACAATCATCAATTTTATTCAAGTCGGGTTTAAAATTACACCTCAAGCGATGCAGCCAAAATTCAGCAAACTAAGTCCGATCAACGGTGTAAAAAAAATATTCGGGATGCGCGGCTGGATTGAGCTGGTGAAGTCAGTCGTCAAAATAGGCATTGTGTCCGTCATCGTATGGTTTACCGTGAAGGAGCATCTGCCGATCATGGTTGCTCACATCGGGTCTCCGCTCAAGCAAAGCCTGCCGGCAGCGACAAAACTTTTTTGGGATGTTATTTGGCGGCTGGGGATGTTTTTTTTTGTGGTGGGAATCGCGGACTATGTTTGGCAAAAGTATGAGTTTGAGCGAAAAATGCGCATGACCAAGCAGGAAGTCAAAGATGAATACCGCCAGGCGGAAGGTGATCAGAAAATAAAGTCGTCACGCCGGGCCAAGCACCGTCGTTTGGCGCAGAGCCGTATGGCGGCCGAGGTTGCCAAAGCCGATGTGGTCACAACCAACCCGACGCATTATGCAGTCGCCCTGCGGTATGATCAATTTAAAATGCGTGCTCCCAAGGTTGTTGCCAAAGGAGAACGGCTCTGGGCAAAAATGATTATCCGGATTGCCCGTAAACATCAGGTGCCGGTGATTGAGAACAAACTTGTGACCCGCGCCATGTACCATAATGTGGAAATAGGCCGGGAAGTTCCACCCAAATTATATCGGGCGGTCGCGGAAGTGCTGGCAGCACTCTACAAGTTAAGGAGTAAACGCGGATGGCGGACATAA
- the flhA gene encoding flagellar biosynthesis protein FlhA produces the protein MADIKTQPSGISFAKIGELGIVFGIIMLLVIMVIPLPTVILSFLIVANLGLALVILMVSIYITKPLEFSSFPSILLIMTLFDLTLHIAATRKILTESHAGEVIRGFGEVMTGGNAGVGLVLFIIISIVQFLVITKGAERISEVSARFTLDAMPGKQMSIDADLNAGIITNEEAKEKRTEIGEEANFYGAMDGASKFVKGNVIASFVIIVINIIGGIIVGFVKSQLSWTEIFRTYTLLSIGEGLVIILPSFLVAVSSAIIITRAASHSTLGEDTLQQMTARPVALKVVAFATFLFGLSGFFTEMPTIPFWIISLMLILTAKVVESSQKKQVTQPADGQAREEEPAEMVAPFLLVPPVELELGYGLLGMVDSQRRGNLLNRIKMVRQNLAVELGIVVPPIRVKDNIKLAQNKYIIKIKGVERSSAEIYPGHFLTMNPAGIKENIPGIKTKEPTFNLDAYWVTETWRDKAETLGHTVVDAATVLITNLMEVLKSNAHEILGRQEVQVLVDHLRPTYPSVVDELLPNMMTLGEVQQVLKNLLRERVPIRDMVTILETLSNSAKNNKDIDMLTEQVRLALGNSICQQFQSDKNIMSVLTIDPGIERIIAESVQNTPHGFTYSVEPGLLQKLYSQLGRIMEKVLPKTRIPVVLCSPQVRFHLKRLTERVFPQLVVLSYSEIPQQFKVQSLGMVDLPAPS, from the coding sequence ATGGCGGACATAAAGACGCAACCATCGGGAATTTCATTTGCGAAAATAGGCGAGCTGGGTATTGTTTTTGGGATCATCATGCTCCTGGTCATCATGGTTATTCCACTACCGACCGTGATTCTCAGTTTTCTCATTGTGGCTAATTTGGGGTTGGCACTGGTGATTTTAATGGTGTCTATTTATATTACAAAACCCCTGGAGTTTTCGTCCTTTCCTTCGATTTTATTGATTATGACACTGTTTGATTTAACGCTGCATATTGCAGCCACCCGAAAAATTTTAACCGAGTCACATGCCGGGGAGGTTATCCGCGGTTTTGGTGAGGTGATGACCGGCGGGAATGCCGGTGTGGGGTTGGTCCTTTTCATTATCATAAGCATTGTACAATTCCTGGTTATTACCAAGGGCGCGGAGCGTATTTCCGAGGTCTCGGCCCGGTTCACATTGGATGCAATGCCGGGAAAGCAGATGTCCATTGATGCAGACCTCAATGCCGGAATCATCACCAATGAGGAAGCGAAAGAAAAGCGCACGGAGATCGGGGAAGAGGCTAATTTTTACGGGGCCATGGATGGTGCCAGTAAATTTGTGAAGGGAAATGTCATTGCATCATTTGTTATTATTGTCATTAATATTATTGGCGGTATTATTGTCGGGTTTGTTAAAAGTCAGCTGTCCTGGACAGAGATTTTTAGAACATACACCCTGCTTAGCATCGGCGAAGGTTTGGTGATTATTTTGCCGTCCTTTTTGGTGGCGGTATCCTCAGCGATTATTATTACCCGCGCCGCCTCCCACTCAACCCTGGGGGAGGATACGCTTCAACAAATGACCGCCCGGCCGGTTGCGCTGAAGGTGGTTGCATTTGCCACGTTTCTGTTCGGGTTGTCGGGTTTTTTTACCGAGATGCCGACAATTCCATTCTGGATTATCAGCCTGATGCTTATCCTGACAGCCAAAGTAGTGGAATCATCCCAGAAAAAACAAGTGACACAGCCGGCAGACGGGCAAGCCCGGGAAGAGGAACCTGCGGAAATGGTGGCACCCTTTTTATTGGTGCCGCCGGTAGAACTGGAATTAGGTTACGGACTGCTGGGGATGGTGGACTCCCAACGCAGGGGCAATTTACTCAACCGCATCAAAATGGTCCGGCAGAATTTGGCGGTGGAACTGGGTATTGTTGTGCCGCCCATCCGGGTCAAAGACAATATCAAGCTGGCGCAAAATAAATATATTATCAAGATCAAAGGTGTGGAGCGTTCCAGTGCGGAAATATATCCCGGGCATTTTCTGACAATGAATCCGGCCGGGATCAAAGAAAATATTCCCGGGATTAAGACCAAGGAGCCGACATTTAATTTGGATGCGTATTGGGTTACCGAGACCTGGCGGGACAAGGCAGAGACGCTGGGGCATACGGTGGTAGATGCCGCCACAGTGTTGATTACCAACCTGATGGAAGTGCTCAAGAGCAATGCCCATGAAATTTTGGGACGGCAGGAAGTTCAGGTTTTGGTGGATCACTTGCGTCCAACCTATCCGAGCGTGGTGGATGAACTGCTGCCCAACATGATGACGTTGGGTGAAGTGCAGCAAGTCCTGAAAAATCTGCTGCGGGAGCGCGTACCGATTCGCGACATGGTCACGATTTTAGAGACATTGTCGAATAGTGCTAAAAATAATAAAGATATTGATATGCTGACAGAACAGGTGCGGCTGGCACTGGGAAATTCCATCTGCCAGCAATTCCAGAGTGATAAAAATATTATGTCGGTCTTGACGATTGACCCGGGAATTGAACGCATCATTGCGGAATCCGTTCAAAATACACCGCATGGATTTACCTATAGTGTTGAACCGGGACTGTTGCAGAAACTTTATTCACAACTGGGCAGGATTATGGAAAAAGTTTTGCCGAAAACCAGG